The following nucleotide sequence is from Anaerolineales bacterium.
GTAGGCTTCGGATGCCGGATCCCACTTGGCGTCGTAGGAGCACAGCCGGTCGTGGTAATCAGGAAAGACGGAATAATCGATGCACGCCAGGGGAAGAACATCCAGCCGGTCGTTCCCCCACAGCGAGACGTTGTATTCCGGTCCGTCGATGAAATCCTCCACCAAAGCCTTGCAATGGTACGTATCCAGCACGTACTCCACCCGCTTGCGGAGTTCGTCGGAAGAATCCACGACGGATTCGCGGGTGATGCCGAAGGAACAATGTTCGGTGGCGGGTTTGACCAGCGCCGGGAACCGGACCCAGCCGTTCCGCGCCGGGCGCGAATACACGGCGGCCTGCGGCGTCGGAATTCGATGGCGGCGGAGGATTTCCTTAGTGGTCACTTTGTCTTCGGTGATGTTCAGGCACCAAGCATCCGATCCGGTGTAGATGAATCCGAGCCGCTCAAGAATCGGCGGGATCGCATCGTAGGCGTTTGGTTCGCCGTCCAAGCCTTCACACCAATTGAAGATGATGCACTCTCTGGGGTTAAACCCTTGAAGGGCGCCTTCGATGTCGCGCCGAACGGGGATCGAAGTGACTTCCATGCCAAGCGACGTCAACCCGTACTTCATCCGGGTCACCGCTTGCTCGGCGGCTTCGATGTCCGCCGAAGTCCAATCGCTCATTACATTGTGAAGGATCAAGACCGAGTACGGATTGTAGATTTCTTTTGTCGATCGTCTCATGTCTCTCCTGTTTTTCCGCCGAAACGGATGAACGATCTCCTTTATGATTTTTATTCTACATGACAAAACCGGGAAGTCAATGGGTTGAATCTTAAAGTTGCCTTTGGGCGCTTTTAACATTTCGCGCGGTTCGCGATGCGGTTTTGCTCCTTCCGCGGCGATGGAATAATTTTTTTTCTCGACTCCGCAGTGAAGTTCCGGATTTGCTCCGCGAAGGAAATATTTTTTCGGACCGGACGAAAAGAATTGGAGGAATCCACACGTATGAAAATATTTCTCCGCCCGAAGTCGTTCCTTTTAAAAAATCCGTATCTCCTCAGCCTCAGCAATATTGAAATGAAATCCTGCTCTTTTCCATCCTCACCCCTATCCCCTGGCCCCTTCCCCCTCTCCTGACATAAGTCAGTAGAGGGGGAAGGGGTTGAGGGGGTTGGAGGTGAGGAAAGGGCAAGGACGGGGGGCTGAGGAGATACAAAAAACCCTTGGCGTCTTTGCGCCTTGGTGGTGGAACAAACCACCAAGGCGCAAAGACGCCAAGGGAATCAATCGAATGCGGGTTAAGGCCGGAGAAAAATGGGGCGAAGTGAAAAAACCACGGCTAGAAATGTTTAACGTACACGACCAAATCCTCTCCCGGTTGGTAATAATCACGGATCCGCGCCGAAAGCTGGCAGCCCATTGCCTTGTAGAATTTCGCCGCCGGACGGTACTTGGCGGCTCCGCTGGTCCAAACCATCAGCAAGCGGCCGCCGCGTGCGCGG
It contains:
- a CDS encoding ATP-grasp domain-containing protein, coding for MRRSTKEIYNPYSVLILHNVMSDWTSADIEAAEQAVTRMKYGLTSLGMEVTSIPVRRDIEGALQGFNPRECIIFNWCEGLDGEPNAYDAIPPILERLGFIYTGSDAWCLNITEDKVTTKEILRRHRIPTPQAAVYSRPARNGWVRFPALVKPATEHCSFGITRESVVDSSDELRKRVEYVLDTYHCKALVEDFIDGPEYNVSLWGNDRLDVLPLACIDYSVFPDYHDRLCSYDAKWDPASEAYLLTSVRCPAPLEDELRRRIENVCRRTYRSLRLRDYGRVDLRVRDGIPYVVDVNSNPDITMEGGFARSARAAGYDYGQAIARILELAVARSAIPAEIPESVMAMA